One genomic window of Arachis hypogaea cultivar Tifrunner chromosome 8, arahy.Tifrunner.gnm2.J5K5, whole genome shotgun sequence includes the following:
- the LOC112707269 gene encoding putative anthocyanidin reductase isoform X2, whose translation MEEALNKMVMKVDPSSTTYCVTGATGYIGSYLVEILLQRGYKVHATLRDPEKSLHLMSVWGGGDRLRLFKADLNEEGSFDEALKGCDGVFHVAASMEFNVDDKQNIESYVQENIIDPAIKGTLNLLSSCLKYKNSVKRVVFTSSISTITAKDNDGKWKQTVDESCQLQPHHVWNTQASGWVYALSKLKSEEAAFKFAKENEIDLVSVITTTVAGPFFTANVPSSLKVLLSPITGEPQFYKILNAVNSRMGSIGLVHIEDICNAHIFLMENEKAQGRYICSSLSCPLSKLANLLHQHYSHPNIKRVAENNYDKVPCEISSNKLNDLGFSYKHGLEDIINQTIMCCLDYGYLPPIS comes from the exons ATGGAGGAAGCACTTAATAAGATGGTGATGAAAGTTGATCCTTCTTCAACAACATACTGTGTTACTGGAGCCACTGGGTACATTGGTTCATACCTTGTAGAGATTCTTCTTCAAAGAGGCTACAAAGTTCATGCCACTCTCAGAGATCCTG AAAAATCACTACACCTAATGTCAGTGTGGGGTGGAGGTGACCGATTGAGATTGTTCAAAGCAGATTTGAATGAAGAAGGAAGCTTCGATGAGGCTCTAAAAGGCTGCGATGGTGTTTTTCATGTTGCAGCTTCTATGGAATTCAACGTTGATGACAAACAAAACATTG AATCCTATGTTCAAGAAAACATAATAGACCCTGCAATCAAAGGAACCTTAAACCTTCTGAGTTCATGCTTGAAGTACAAGAATTCAGTGAAAAGGGTTGTGTTCACATCTTCCATAAGTACCATAACTGCCAAGGACAATGATGGAAAATGGAAACAAACAGTGGATGAATCTTGCCAACTACAACCTCATCATGTATGGAACACTCAAGCAAGTGGATGG GTTTATGCACTTTCAAAGCTTAAAAGTGAAGAAGCAGCATTTAAATTTGCAAAAGAGAACGAAATTGATCTTGTGTCAGTTATAACAACCACTGTTGCAGGCCCATTTTTCACGGCCAATGTACCTTCCAGTCTTAAAGTTCTTCTCTCACCAATTACAG gtgaacCTCAATTTTACAAGATATTAAATGCTGTGAATTCAAGAATGGGGTCAATAGGTTTGGTTCACATTGAAGACATATGCAATGCACACATATTTCTAATGGAGAATGAAAAAGCACAAGGTAGATACATATGCAGCAGCCTAAGTTGTCCATTGTCAAAGTTGGCTAATCTTCTTCACCAACACTATTCTCACCCAAACATCAAAAG GGTTGCTGAGAATAATTATGACAAAGTTCCTTGTGAGATTTCCTCAAACAAGTTAAATGATCTTGGATTTAGCTACAAGCATGGCCTTGAAGatataatcaatcaaacaatCATGTGTTGTTTAGATTATGGTTATTTACCTCCTATTAGCTAA
- the LOC112707266 gene encoding uncharacterized protein, which translates to MPTVWFSLKRSLHCKSDASEVHDPKSRKQQLSTILTTKRASGRSGCSRSIANLKDVIHGSKRHIEKPPTCSPRSIGSSEFLNPITHEVILSNSRCELKITGYGGGFHEGLGTVGNNGNNNNGGALGSENSTFVGTLRPGTPGPGGHPTMHYFNPSFRPSTTPPRKSPFLLGDSNKEGSGFHGGGGGGAGFHHSSNRLSLETDSNGACTVTCHKCGEQFTKWDAAEAHHLSKHAVTELVEGDSSRKIVEIICRTSWLKSENQCGRIERVLKVHNMQKTLARFEEYREMVKIKASKLQKKHPRCLADGNELLRFYGTTVACSLGLNGSSSLCLSERCCVCRIIRNGFSAKKELKGGIGVFTTSTSGRAFESIEVIDQDPSLRKVLIVCRVIAGRVHRPLENIQEIAGQTGFDSLAGKVGLYSNIEELYLLNPRALLPCFVVICKP; encoded by the exons ATGCCAACAGTGTGGTTCTCACTGAAGAGGTCACTACACTGCAAATCAGATGCATCAGAAGTTCATGATCCTAAATCAAGGAAGCAGCAATTGAGCACAATCTTAACCACAAAGAGGGCATCAGGTAGGTCAGGATGCTCAAGGTCCATTGCAAATCTCAAAGATGTCATCCATGGAAGCAAGAGGCACATTGAGAAGCCACCAACTTGCAGCCCAAGATCCATAGGTAGCAGTGAGTTCCTCAACCCAATAACACATGAAGTCATCTTGAGCAATTCAAGGTGTGAACTCAAAATCACTGGCTATGGTGGAGGCTTCCATGAAGGGCTTGGAACTGTTGGTAACAATGgtaataacaacaatggtggtgCTCTTGGTAGTGAAAATTCAACCTTTGTTGGAACTTTAAGGCCTGGTACCCCTGGACCTGGAGGGCACCCTACAATGCACTACTTTAACCCTTCCTTTAGGCCTTCAACCACCCCACCAAGGAAATCTCCTTTCCTTTTAGGAGATAGTAATAAAGAAGGGTCTGGCTtccatggtggtggtggtggtggtgctggaTTTCATCATTCAAGCAATAGATTGTCTCTTGAGACAGATTCCAATGGGGCTTGCACTGTTACTTGTCACAAATGTGGAGAGCAATTCACCAAATGGGATGCTGCTGAAGCTCATCATCTCTCCAAGCATGCTG TAACTGAACTTGTGGAAGGTGATTCTTCAAGAAAAATAGTGGAGATAATATGCAGGACAAGCTGGTTGAAATCAGAGAACCAATGTGGTAGAATTGAGAGAGTGTTGAAAGTGCACAACATGCAGAAGACATTGGCAAGGTTTGAAGAATACAGAGAGATGGTGAAGATCAAAGCAAGCAAgctccaaaagaagcatccaagGTGCCTTGCTGATGGGAATGAACTCTTAAGGTTCTATGGAACTACAGTTGCATGTTCCTTAGGCCTCAATGGCTCTTCAAGCCTTTGTTTATCTGAGAGATGCTGTGTTTGTAGGATCATAAGAAATGGTTTTTCAGCCAAGAAGGAACTCAAGGGTGGAATTGGTGTTTTCACCACTTCAACAAGTGGAAGAGCCTTTGAATCCATTGAGGTAATTGATCAAGACCCTTCACTGAGAAAAGTGTTGATAGTGTGTAGAGTTATTGCTGGTAGGGTCCATAGGCCTCTAGAGAACATTCAAGAGATTGCAGGCCAAACAGGATTTGATTCTCTGGCTGGGAAAGTTGGTCTTTATTCAAATATTGAGGAGCTTTATTTGCTCAATCCTAGAGCTCTTCTTCCTTGCTTTGTGGTGATTTGCAAACCCTGA
- the LOC112707270 gene encoding large ribosomal subunit protein uL24c, translating into MAASAAMAALQSSMTSLSLSSNSFLGQRLSPPSPLLSKSAENPCLIVMKLKRWERKKCKPNSLPILHKMHVKVGDTVKIISGHEKGKVGEIVRLFKHNSTVIVKDINLKTKHMKSREEGEPGQIIKIEGPIHSSNVMLYSKDQNVASRVGHKVLDNGKRVRYLVKTGEIIDSAENWKKLKEEDKKTEEVATT; encoded by the exons ATGGCAGCATCAGCAGCTATGGCTGCTCTTCAGAGCTCCATGACGTCACTCTCACTGTCCTCCAACTCCTTCCTCGGACAGCGTCTCTCTCCTCCTTCTCCCCTTCTG AGTAAGTCGGCAGAGAATCCATGTCTTATTGTAATGAAG CTTAAGCGATGGGAGCGAAAGAAATGTAAACCAAACAGTCTTCCCATCTTGCACAAGATGCATGTTAAAGTCGGAGATACAGTAAAGATCATATCTGGACATGAAAAGGGAAAAGTAGGGGAGATTGTCAGGCTCTTCAAGCATAACAGCACTGTCATAGTGAAAGACATAAATTTGAAAACGAAGCACATGAAGAGTAGAGAGGAGGGGGAACCAGGGCAAATTATTAAG ATTGAAGGGCCTATCCACAGCTCAAATGTGATGCTGTACTCCAAAGACCAGAATGTTGCAAGCCGCGTCGGTCATAAAGTCCTTGACAATGGTAAAAGAGTCAGGTACCTTGTAAAAACTGGAGAGATAATTGATAGTGCAGAGAATTGGAAGAAACTGAAAGAGGAAGACAAGAAAACTGAAGAAGTTGCAACCACCTAG
- the LOC112708423 gene encoding calcium/calmodulin-regulated receptor-like kinase 1, translating into MNTDVKVSWEEIVDSRLEGKCDFQELNEVAALAYKCMINRAQRKRPSMRDIMQVLTRIAKSRHHKNHHHHKKSLSAATADEVSIDVDNQETKVTAVSQHRREESRLCS; encoded by the coding sequence ATGAACACGGATGTAAAAGTTAGTTGGGAGGAGATTGTTGATTCTAGGCTAGAGGGTAAGTGTGACTTTCAAGAGCTCAATGAAGTTGCAGCCCTTGCCTACAAGTGCATGATCAACCGTGCTCAGAGGAAGCGGCCGTCCATGAGGGACATCATGCAGGTGCTGACGAGGATTGCGAAGTCTCGGCACCACAAGAATCATCACCACCACAAAAAGTCCCTCTCAGCAGCAACAGCAGATGAAGTTTCCATTGATGTTGATAATCAAGAGACCAAGGTTACTGCTGTTTCTCAACACAGGAGAGAAGAGTCTAGATTGTGCAGCTGA
- the LOC112707269 gene encoding putative anthocyanidin reductase isoform X1 — protein sequence MEEALNKMVMKVDPSSTTYCVTGATGYIGSYLVEILLQRGYKVHATLRDPEKSLHLMSVWGGGDRLRLFKADLNEEGSFDEALKGCDGVFHVAASMEFNVDDKQNIESYVQENIIDPAIKGTLNLLSSCLKYKNSVKRVVFTSSISTITAKDNDGKWKQTVDESCQLQPHHVWNTQASGWCQVYALSKLKSEEAAFKFAKENEIDLVSVITTTVAGPFFTANVPSSLKVLLSPITGEPQFYKILNAVNSRMGSIGLVHIEDICNAHIFLMENEKAQGRYICSSLSCPLSKLANLLHQHYSHPNIKRVAENNYDKVPCEISSNKLNDLGFSYKHGLEDIINQTIMCCLDYGYLPPIS from the exons ATGGAGGAAGCACTTAATAAGATGGTGATGAAAGTTGATCCTTCTTCAACAACATACTGTGTTACTGGAGCCACTGGGTACATTGGTTCATACCTTGTAGAGATTCTTCTTCAAAGAGGCTACAAAGTTCATGCCACTCTCAGAGATCCTG AAAAATCACTACACCTAATGTCAGTGTGGGGTGGAGGTGACCGATTGAGATTGTTCAAAGCAGATTTGAATGAAGAAGGAAGCTTCGATGAGGCTCTAAAAGGCTGCGATGGTGTTTTTCATGTTGCAGCTTCTATGGAATTCAACGTTGATGACAAACAAAACATTG AATCCTATGTTCAAGAAAACATAATAGACCCTGCAATCAAAGGAACCTTAAACCTTCTGAGTTCATGCTTGAAGTACAAGAATTCAGTGAAAAGGGTTGTGTTCACATCTTCCATAAGTACCATAACTGCCAAGGACAATGATGGAAAATGGAAACAAACAGTGGATGAATCTTGCCAACTACAACCTCATCATGTATGGAACACTCAAGCAAGTGGATGG TGTCAGGTTTATGCACTTTCAAAGCTTAAAAGTGAAGAAGCAGCATTTAAATTTGCAAAAGAGAACGAAATTGATCTTGTGTCAGTTATAACAACCACTGTTGCAGGCCCATTTTTCACGGCCAATGTACCTTCCAGTCTTAAAGTTCTTCTCTCACCAATTACAG gtgaacCTCAATTTTACAAGATATTAAATGCTGTGAATTCAAGAATGGGGTCAATAGGTTTGGTTCACATTGAAGACATATGCAATGCACACATATTTCTAATGGAGAATGAAAAAGCACAAGGTAGATACATATGCAGCAGCCTAAGTTGTCCATTGTCAAAGTTGGCTAATCTTCTTCACCAACACTATTCTCACCCAAACATCAAAAG GGTTGCTGAGAATAATTATGACAAAGTTCCTTGTGAGATTTCCTCAAACAAGTTAAATGATCTTGGATTTAGCTACAAGCATGGCCTTGAAGatataatcaatcaaacaatCATGTGTTGTTTAGATTATGGTTATTTACCTCCTATTAGCTAA